ACTTTATGATCCGTGTTTATAAATTAATGGAAAAATAATATTTAAATAGGCTCCTGCAATATATACAGGAGCCATCAGAAATTATCTAGGCGCTATAAATAAACAATTCGAGATGTTCGAATAAAATATTGAAGCCAATACCAATTAATACCACACCACCAATAATTTCCGCTTTTTTACCAAGTAGGGGGCCAACATAACGGCCGATCATCATACCAATAGTAGCCATGATCATGGTCATTAAACCAATCGTCATCGCAGTGTGGACGATATCAACTTGTAAAAAGGCCAAACCAAGGCCGATTGCCATTGCATCAAGGCTGGTGGCGATAGCTGAAAGTACTAGGCTCATTGAACTATTACGTGATGCAGGGGCACAGCACTCATCTTCTTTTTTAGCTTTGATGCCTTGCCAAATCATACGAGCACCCAGAACAAACAGTAGCGCGAAAGCAATCCAGTGATCCCAACGGATGACGTATTGGCTTGCTAAAATACCAATGGCCCAACCAATAATTGGAGTTAATGCTTCGATAAAACCAAAGATAAAACCGGTACGGAGGATTTCTTTAAAACGGGGTTTGTGTAGGACAGCACCTTTGCAGATAGCGACAGCAAATGCATCCATAGAAAGCGCGAGAGCTAAAACTAGGGTAGCGTAGAAACTCATAATATAAACCTCGGTTGGGTAGATCCATATACACATGAATTACCCCCAACCAAAAGGCTTATTCATGTGTCTATGGTCTTGCCAACCAAGATGGCGTCCGTACCACGTTTAAATTACAAACGAGTATGTTGACACGGACATTCTGGATATATTTCCAGAACAGGCTACTCCCCAATGACGTGGTTCGAAAGATATCACAAATTAATTTAAAGACAACACTTAATTTATTGTGGCCATTAATTTTTGTTGATAATAATTGTCATTTTCAATAATTAAAAAATTGAGGTTAACTTAATCATTAATTAACCTCAATCTTAATGTGAATATATATAACAATTATTTATGATTGATAAGGAATTCGTATATTCTTTGTAAATCATCAAGTTGTGATACTTGAATGTAGATTTTCTTATGCTCTAAGCCAACAATTAAAATACCATCTTCCGATAAATTCATTGTTTTAATTCTATCGAATAATATAAATGTATTGGCGAAATAAAAGCCTTTCTGTTTAAAAAATAATTTTGGTGTTCGAATAAAAGCCAAATAAACTGACATCAAAATAGTAACCATCAATAAATAAGTGGTTAACATACTCCCGTTGCGGGAAATGTTGGTATAAATGACAATACAAATTAACACAATAAAAATAATAGCATCAGCACGGTGTTTGCGCTTGAGGTTAACTTTTAATAGTGTTTTTCCTTTGAGTAAGTGTTGAATAAATTCATCATAAATTGCATACAGCAGCATCAATAAGATAATAATGGCCAGTATGGAATCATTTAAGGTCATTTTGAGTGCCCTTGGCTAAGTAAACAATGCTAGAGAGCTTAAAAGTAAAAATGGGAGGCTGCAACCTCCCATTTCAATTAATGATACTTCATTATGGCGCTAAGAAATTTAACCACGCACCAAGGATACCAAGGCCAAAGAAGCCAATAATGATCCACAGTGGGTTAACTTTACGACGGAGCAACCACATACACGCAAAGGTAAGCAATAAAGGCACCAAACCTGGCATCAAGTCATTTAAAATATCTTGAACCGTTTTGATTTCCATCACTTTTGTGGCAGGATTTTCGATGCTCGATACAATGACTGGTATATCAACATGGGTCCATTTATTCACTAAGGCCCCCATGACAAACAGACCAAGTATTGATGCACCTTCAGTTAATTTTTGCAGGAAGCCACCACCGATATCTTGAACAATATCGACACCTTTTTTATAACCGTAAGCAACACCATAGTAGAGTGTTAATAAACGAACTAGGTTAAATAATACAAAGAACAGAATAGGGCCAAGTAGGCTACCTGTCATTGCAATACCTGCACCTAAAGCAGCAAATACTGGGCGTACAGTCCCCCAGAAAATCGGGTCACCAACACCGGCTAATGGTCCCATGAGACCAACTTTGATGCCGTTAATGGCTCCGTCATCAATGTCTGCACCATTGGCACGTTGTTCTTCCATTGCCATCGTTACCCCTAATACAGGAGCAGCGACATACGGGTGGGTGTTGAAGAATTCGAGGTGACGTTTAATTGCTTGTTTACGGTCGTCATTATTTTCTGGATAGAGGCGACGGATCACCGGTACCATCGAATAACAGAAACCGAGAGCTTGCATGCGTTCGAAGTTCCAAGAGCCTTGTAAAAGGTTAGAACGTAAGAAGACAGCGCGGACATCACTTTGAGTCAACTTTTTCGCTGTTGGGCTTGTTGTATCAACCATTATGCTATCCTCCTAGTCTAATTCGTTATCAAGGTTGTTGTTACTGCCATTCCCTTGAGTGACAACCACTTGGGATTTGTTATATTTCGGGCTAAGTTGGATATATAGGATAGCCATAACCGCACCGATAACACCGAGAGCAACAAGGTTGAAGTTGGTAAATGCCGCAGTGACAAAACCTAAATAGAAGAATGGCATCAGGTAGCCAGCGCGCATCATGTTGATAACCATTGCATAACCGACCACAACAATCATACCACCTGCAATGTTCAGACCATCAGTCACCACTGGTGGGATAGCGTCTAACATTTGTTTGACTTCTGAAGTTCCCACAGAGAGAGCGACAATCAGTGCAGGAATTGCAATACGCATTGCTTGCAGGATTAATGCAGAAACGTGGATCCAGCTAATGGCAGCAAGGTTTCCATTGGTGGCAGCACGGTCCGCAGCATGTTGGAACGCAACGGTCACAGTACGTACAATAATGGTCAGTACTTGGCCTGCTGCTGCTAGAGGGATTGCAATGGCAATACCTGCGCCAATGCTTTGACCACCAGCAATAACCAGAATGGTTGAAATAATCGAGGCGAGGGCGGCATCTGGCGCAACCGCAGCACCGATATTCATCCAACCTAATGCGATCATTTCAAGTGTACCACCAATGATGATACCCGTTTTCATGTCTCCCAAAACGATACCGATAAGCGTACAGGCAACGAGCGGGCGATGGAACTGGAATTCATCGAGGATAGAACCCATACCTGCGATACAGGCAACGATGAAAACCAGTACTATTTGAACAACGGTAAGTTCCATTGTTTAATCTCCTGTAACCAAACGAGTTTGGTAAATCTGTTTTCGAGTAATGGTTAAAATTCAATAAAATTAACGGCCTAACTAAAACTAATTTTTTAATTTTTTAATTAAATCCATCATCTGAACTTTACTGTCAGAGGAAACCTTACGCACTTCCAGTTCAATATTTTTACTGTTCAGATAATTAAAAGCATCAATATCTTTTTGGTTAATTGACACTGCATTGGTGACTTGTGTTTTACCTTCATGGAATGCCATACCACCGATGTTGACAGACTTGATGTCGACACCAGCTTCGACAAGACGTTCCACATCAGTTGGGTTAGTAAACAGCAACATCACACGTTCGCCTGCATATTTAGGGTTGTTATAAACCCGAATACATTTTGCAACATCAACAACGTGAGCACTGACCCCCGGAGGCGCAACTTGTTTAAGTAGTGTAGAACGAACTTCATCTTTAGCGACTTCATCGCTAACAACGATGATACGTTTTACTCGGGTTTCTTTTGTCCAGCGAGTGGCGACTTGACCATGGATCAATCGGTCATCAATACGTGCAAGTGCGATGACCATATGCTCACCAGGGCCTGCGGTAACAGTTTGTGCCGATGCAGGTTGTGGAGTTGGCGTTGGTGCAGCGACAGGAGCTGATTCAGGTTCTTTCAGTTTCAGTGCACGAATACCACCACGACCAGTTTCTAAGGCGACAGAAACTAACTCTGCCATAGAAGGGTTATCATCACGGCACATAAACGTTTCGACTAGCATAGGTACGTTAACACCAGTGACTATTTCGTAATTATCTTGATCATTGACGATACGACTGGCGGCATTAAATGGGCTGCCTCCCCAAGTATCGACCAAAAATAGTACGCCGTCAGTGGTGCTTAAATCAGCTAGTTTGGCGGTGTATTTATCAAACAGGGTCTCAGCATTTTCCCCCGGTACAAAGTCGATAAACGAGACATTTTCCTGCTCGCCAATCAACATTTCGGTAGTGCGCAGAAGTTGCTCTGCTGCCACACCGTGGGTACCAATCATAATAGCTATACTCACTTGATTTCCCTCTTTATAGATCGAACGGAATAACGCATTAGATCAAAATTGAATCAGTTTAATTAGCCCTCCTAATAGAAAACCATACTGATAATTTTAGCTGAATAAAATCACTCTATTTATTTCAGTTAGCAAACTGTTAATTTACCATCTAATAGAGTCAGTAGAGGTAGCATAACATTTTGCATTAATGTAAAAACTTGTTTTGTGTCAGAAAATTAAAAACATACGCGTTATTTCAAATAATATGCATGTATTTTTTGAATATATTGATTATTGTGAATTTATATTTTGTATAAATAACTTTATTTGGATTATAATTCTGTTATCGGTAACAAAGGAAGAACAACTAATTTGATATTAAACTAAAAAAGCCCAAAAAATAAGCAAAATGTGACTCGTTTCAGCAGTAGGAAGTTCTGAAAAAAGATTATTTTATGATCAGGTCATTTTAGTAACGATTTAATTAAATTTTCGTTAAATTATCAAAAAGAGATTGAGTGTGAGTAAAAAACAAACAACTATTATTTTTTATAGATGATAATGATTAAATTATTAGCAAAATAAAACGCCGTGGATCCATTCATTATGATGAATTCACGGCGTCATACTTTAAATTGCAGCGCAGGTCACAGTTTTTTAGGCTTTTAGCGATTCATGCTATTATCGCTTACCTACACCTCGAATTATCTAAAGTATAAATTATATGATTGATACATTAATCACACTGAACTTTAATTGCTAAACCACCACGAGATGTTTCGCGATATTTAGCGTTCATGTCTTTACCTGTTTCATACATGGTTTCAATGACTTTATCGAGAGAAACGCGAGGCTCACTCGTACGGCGCAGTGCCATACGTGTTGCATTAACAGCTTTAACTGATGCGATCGCATTACGTTCTATACAAGGCACTTGAACTTGTCCAGCGACAGGATCACAGGTAAGTCCTAGATTATGTTCCATACCAATTTCTGCGGCAATACAGACTTGTTCAGGACTAGCCCCAAATAATTCAGCAAGACCTGCCGCCGCCATTGAGCACGCAACACCAACTTCACCTTGGCAACCGACTTCTGCACCTGAAATTGACGCATTCATTTTATAAAGAATACCAATTGCACCAGATGCGAGGAAGTAGCGTGTATAGAGTTCAGGTGTTACAGGCTCAATACAGTGGTTGTAGTAAGCAAGAACCGCAGGAACAATACCACAAGCCCCATTGGTTGGTGCAGTTACAACACGACCACCTGCTGCATTCTCTTCATTTACGGCTAATGCAAACATGTTGATAAGGTCAACAACATTCATTGGGTCATTAGACAGCTTACTCGAAGATGTGACAAGGCGATTGAGTGCCGGCGCGCGGCGTGGTACACGTAGAGGTCCTGGTAGAACGCCTTCAGTGTTTAAGCCACGCTCAATACAAGCCTGCATGGTTTGCCAAACATCAGCAAAGTAGGCATCAATCTCTTCTTTGGTGTGAAGATCAAGTTCATTTTTCATCATTAAACTTGAGATAGATAAGCCAGATTTTTTGCAGTTGAGTAACAATTCTTCTGCTGATTTGAATGGGTAAGATACGGGTTTACTGTCAAGAGTTGACTGACCAAAATGTTCTTCATCAACAATAAAACCACCACCGATAGAGTAGTAAGTTTTAGTATAAATCTCATCATTACCAGCGAATGCATGAATAGTCATGCCATTTTCATGCAGTGGTAGGTTGTCTAGACGAAAGTTCATGCCACCTTCGCGTGGGAAATCCACGGTGTGGGTGCCATTGGCAAGCAACAATTTTTCTGTTTTCTCAACATTGGCGATAAAAGCAGGGATCGATTCAATATCGACGGTTGCAGGTAAATTACCCGCAAGCCCCATAATGATAGCAATATCAGTATGGTGACCTTTTCCAGTGAGTGAAAGAGAGCCATAAACGTCAACAGCAATGCGTGTGACGCTTGGTAATAATTGTTTGTTTACCAAATCATCGACAAATTCTTTTCCCGCCTTCATTGGGCCGACGGTATGAGAGCTTGAAGGACCTATGCCCACTTTAAACATGTCGAAAACGCTTATCACGCAGGACTCCTTAAAAAAAGTAGATATTTAGTGATTTATTTTAAAGGGCGCTACTTTACTGTGATTTAGTAGTGTTAACCAGTAAGTTTAAATTATTTTTTAAAATAAGGTAGCAACAAAAGGCCTATTGATTAAAAATAGCACAAAATGCGCTCGATTACGTCACGAAATGATTATTTAAGTTGGAGGGCTAGCTGATGAATAATGGCAGCGGTTAGTCCCCAAACTAGGTGACCTTGATACCAATAAAAGAAAATACGGTTAGAACGCCCTGAACGTTTAACATCAATGAATTTATGCTGCTGGAGTGATAAGGCATCAAATAAAGGCACTTCAAAGACACTCGCGACTTCGCTTGGATTTGGACGATAGTCAATTCCTGCGGGTAGTAAGCCAACAATGGGAGTAACTTCATAACCGCCAAGGCTTTGTTGAGGTGTTAATTGCCCGAGTATTTGCACTTTTTCAGGTGGAATAGCGACTTCTTCATAGGCTTCACGCAGTGCTGTTGTCACAAGAGAGCCATCTTCAGGATCACTTGCCCCCCCAGGGAAAGCAACTTGCCCTGCATGAGAACGTAAAAAAGGTGAACGTTGAGTCAGTAACAACGTAGGTGTTGATTTATTGATAATTGGAAGCAGAACCGCAGCCGATTTACTCGCCATCCGTTGCGGTTGGCGAGTTATAGGGAGTGTTAACTGAAAGCGATTAATAAATTCACTTAATTCAGTCATGCGGTGGTAACTCTCCTAATACAGGTAAGATAAGACTAAGTTTATCAAATGTTTCTTGATATTCTTTATCTGCTTGGCTATCCGCTACAATACCACCGCCTGCCCAGCAAAAGATCTGTTTTTTGTCAGTGAGTAGTGTACGAATTGTGATATTAGTATCCATTTTGCCACAAAAACTAATATAACCTATCGCGCCACAATATCCATGACGGCGATGAGGTTCTAATTCTTCAATAATTTGCATCGCACGAATTTTAGGTGCACCAGTAATTGACCCTCCAGGGAAGCTCGCCCTTAATAAGTCTGTGGCAGTATAAGGTGCAGCCAGTGTAGCGGTAATGGTACTGACTAAATGATGGACGGCGGGAAATGCTTCAACCGCAAATAGTTCAGGGACCTTGACCGTTCCTGGTACAGCAACACGACCAATATCATTACGAAGCAAGTCAACAATCATTAAATTCTCAGCGCGATCTTTTGGTGAATTAGCTAATTTGTCTGCTTGTTCTGCATCTGCTTGAGGATCCTCTAAACGAGGGAGGGTACCTTTTATTGGACGAGTTTGGATCTCGCCATCTTGCAATAGAATAAAACGTTCAGGTGAAATACTGATTACTGCGTTTTCAGGCAGCCGTATAAAAGATGAAAATGGTGCTCGGTTGGCTTGATTAAGCAACATGAACGCATCCCATTCATTGCCTTTATATTTGGCTTGAAAGCGTTGTGCTAAGTTTATCTGATAGCAATCACCACTGCGTAAATAATCATGTATTTGACCAATTTTTTGTTGATATTGCTCTTGAGACATGTTGGCGTGCCAAGGGCTGGTCAATGTGAATTTTGTTTTGCGTGATGCTTTTTGCGATTTAAGCCAATTTAAACGTTCATTGACATCATCGTAGCTAAATAGCGTTACTCGCTGTTCTAAGTGATCAACAATTAATGCCCAGAGGTAAATACCGACTGCCATATCTGGAAACTGTAAGTCAGTCTTCGCTATTTGAGGAAGTTTTTCTATACGACGTCCTAAATCATAGCTCCAAATACCTAGTGCACCTCCAGTAAAGGGGAGTGCGCTATCACAACAATGTTCAGGAGTGAAACGTTCAATCGATTCTTGTAATAAGGTGAAAGGGTCATCTTCAGAAACATTAACGAATTGCTGATGAGTAATCGTAGTTTTGTCACCGTTTGTTATCAGGGTTGCGATAGGATCAGCAACAATAATGTCATATCGGTTATGAGAATGCTCTGAATTACCTGAATGAAGTAACATTGCCCATGGTTGATGAGCTAATGGTGTAAAATAATCAGTTGCCGCGTGAATATGATAAGGGAGTTGTATTTTATTGATAACCATTTGGATACGCTAAACTAAAAATCGATATAATCGACATATAAGGACTGTCGCTCAGATTAGCATATACTCATCATACTGCAAGTTGCAGCATTTTGATTACGCTTACTTGCGCCAGCCATATCCTCTTCGATGCGCTTAACGACCCGTTCGCTTGTCGCCTAGCTGTCTCCCGAATTATTTAGAATATATATTCTTATCTTAAGAAGCCAATAGCTGTTAAAATTGCGCTAAATTTTATTGTAAAGGATTTAACGATGTTTTCAGGTATGCCAGCACTTAATCACCAAGAGCAACAGGAAGCGGTTGAGCGCATCCATCAACTTATTGCCGATGGCATGAGTAGTGGGGAAGCTATTGCCCTTGTCGCGCAAGAAATTCGTGAAAAGCACAAAGACAAAGAACAGATCCACGCACGTTTTGAAGAAGATGACGATTAGTATAGCTAAAACAATCTATTAACATTTCCGCTAAAATCTGATACATATTAGTTAAGTCAAATCATTTTGGCAGTTTATAAATATTCGTCTATTTTAGATAGTGTAGATAAATAGCGTATAAAATTTACCATGGTGATTATTCTAATTTGCCACCCACAATACTCTAAATAATTCGAGAGACAGCTAGGCGACAAGCGAACGCGTTGCTAGAAGTATAAAAAATACGGTGACTGGTGCGAGTGAGTAAGTCAACAATGCTGCAACTTAAACTATGGAGAGTATATTTTGATAGGGATCAGAGGAAGCATTATGAAAGCAGGAAAAAAAATAAGTTGTGTTGTAGGTAGCTGTGTACTGTTATTCAGTTCTGTTGCATTTAGTGCAAATCAAGAAGAAGGTAAAGCAGCCCCTTTTATTAGTTGCGATAAGTTGTCTGAGCCACAAATAGCGGCACAAGTTAAAAATGATTTTATGCACAATCGTTTACCTCGTTGGACTGATGAAAAAGCCTTGGTAGGTAAAAAAGCAGTGGCATGGGTGAATAGCCAAGATGTGACTAAGACAGCAACTGGTTATGAAGTTCCATTGACAGTCAGGGGTGCAAAAAAGGATCTACAGTATAATGTGGTGGTTGACTGTGAAAAGTCGACAATTACATATAATCCACTGAAATAATCTGAATCTGTTAAGCCAAAGGAGAAGTTAGCTTCTCCTTTGGGAGATCGATTAACGATTCCTTGGTTCATAAGGAAGTCGCGCAAAGTTTTGAGAGAGTTGGCGGTAATATACGAGTCGCTCTCTGAAATATTCTCTAAGATTTTCAGGTTGTTCCCGTTCGACTACCTCTGCTATGACTGCAATATTATAGCGTTCTTTAAAAGCCACACCTGAAGCTTGCAAGTCGACATTGACTTTATCCATTTGATCTTTTGGTAACAGTGCGAGGTTATAGTTCATCTTACTTCTCAAATTCTTTACAGGTATTTTGGTATAGTAGCATATCACTATGCATGAGCGATAATCTATGCCCTAACGTTAGTATCGAATAAGTAAAAATAAATAAAAAATAAACGGCTTTAATTTACAATATAGCAATTTAATATTAAGAGAATAAATGTTATTTACTTTTTCATGAAATGAAAAAATTCCAGTAAAGATAATGAGATTGATTATTATTAGTTTTAATAAAAGTTATTAATTATCAGTAAATTGGGTTTTTTTGTTTTATTATTGTTTTAGGGTTTTAATTATTTATTTAATATGCATAATAATGGACATTACTCTTGATGACTAAGGAAAGAATATGCTAACAACTGACATGATCAATAAATTAAATGAGCAGTTAAACCTTGAGTTTTATTCTGCGAATTTATATTTACAAATGAGTGCTTGGTGTAGTGATAAAGGTTACGAAGGTGCTGCGGCTTTTTTAAAAGCACATTCACAGGAAGAAATGGAGCACATGCAACGTTTGTTTGATTATCTTAGTGATACTGGGGCACTGCCAATACTGGGCCAAATTGCAGCACCACCAGTAGCATTTAATTCAATCGCTGAAGTCTTCACCTTAACTTATAAACACGAACAAGAAATTACTGCGGAAATTAATAAATTAGCGCATTTAGCAATGACAACGCAGGATTATTCAACATTTAACTTCTTACAATGGTATGTTGCTGAGCAACACGAAGAAGAAAAATTATTCAAATCCATCCTAGATAAATTAGATATGGTAGGTGAGAGTGGTAAAGCGCTATTCCTATTGGATAAAGACTTAAAAAGTATGTCTGCGGTAACTCACG
This portion of the Providencia manganoxydans genome encodes:
- the mntP gene encoding manganese efflux pump MntP, producing the protein MSFYATLVLALALSMDAFAVAICKGAVLHKPRFKEILRTGFIFGFIEALTPIIGWAIGILASQYVIRWDHWIAFALLFVLGARMIWQGIKAKKEDECCAPASRNSSMSLVLSAIATSLDAMAIGLGLAFLQVDIVHTAMTIGLMTMIMATIGMMIGRYVGPLLGKKAEIIGGVVLIGIGFNILFEHLELFIYSA
- a CDS encoding DUF986 family protein; amino-acid sequence: MTLNDSILAIIILLMLLYAIYDEFIQHLLKGKTLLKVNLKRKHRADAIIFIVLICIVIYTNISRNGSMLTTYLLMVTILMSVYLAFIRTPKLFFKQKGFYFANTFILFDRIKTMNLSEDGILIVGLEHKKIYIQVSQLDDLQRIYEFLINHK
- a CDS encoding PTS mannose transporter subunit IID; the protein is MVDTTSPTAKKLTQSDVRAVFLRSNLLQGSWNFERMQALGFCYSMVPVIRRLYPENNDDRKQAIKRHLEFFNTHPYVAAPVLGVTMAMEEQRANGADIDDGAINGIKVGLMGPLAGVGDPIFWGTVRPVFAALGAGIAMTGSLLGPILFFVLFNLVRLLTLYYGVAYGYKKGVDIVQDIGGGFLQKLTEGASILGLFVMGALVNKWTHVDIPVIVSSIENPATKVMEIKTVQDILNDLMPGLVPLLLTFACMWLLRRKVNPLWIIIGFFGLGILGAWLNFLAP
- a CDS encoding PTS mannose/fructose/sorbose transporter subunit IIC, which gives rise to MELTVVQIVLVFIVACIAGMGSILDEFQFHRPLVACTLIGIVLGDMKTGIIIGGTLEMIALGWMNIGAAVAPDAALASIISTILVIAGGQSIGAGIAIAIPLAAAGQVLTIIVRTVTVAFQHAADRAATNGNLAAISWIHVSALILQAMRIAIPALIVALSVGTSEVKQMLDAIPPVVTDGLNIAGGMIVVVGYAMVINMMRAGYLMPFFYLGFVTAAFTNFNLVALGVIGAVMAILYIQLSPKYNKSQVVVTQGNGSNNNLDNELD
- the manX gene encoding PTS mannose transporter subunit IIAB codes for the protein MSIAIMIGTHGVAAEQLLRTTEMLIGEQENVSFIDFVPGENAETLFDKYTAKLADLSTTDGVLFLVDTWGGSPFNAASRIVNDQDNYEIVTGVNVPMLVETFMCRDDNPSMAELVSVALETGRGGIRALKLKEPESAPVAAPTPTPQPASAQTVTAGPGEHMVIALARIDDRLIHGQVATRWTKETRVKRIIVVSDEVAKDEVRSTLLKQVAPPGVSAHVVDVAKCIRVYNNPKYAGERVMLLFTNPTDVERLVEAGVDIKSVNIGGMAFHEGKTQVTNAVSINQKDIDAFNYLNSKNIELEVRKVSSDSKVQMMDLIKKLKN
- a CDS encoding L-serine ammonia-lyase, encoding MISVFDMFKVGIGPSSSHTVGPMKAGKEFVDDLVNKQLLPSVTRIAVDVYGSLSLTGKGHHTDIAIIMGLAGNLPATVDIESIPAFIANVEKTEKLLLANGTHTVDFPREGGMNFRLDNLPLHENGMTIHAFAGNDEIYTKTYYSIGGGFIVDEEHFGQSTLDSKPVSYPFKSAEELLLNCKKSGLSISSLMMKNELDLHTKEEIDAYFADVWQTMQACIERGLNTEGVLPGPLRVPRRAPALNRLVTSSSKLSNDPMNVVDLINMFALAVNEENAAGGRVVTAPTNGACGIVPAVLAYYNHCIEPVTPELYTRYFLASGAIGILYKMNASISGAEVGCQGEVGVACSMAAAGLAELFGASPEQVCIAAEIGMEHNLGLTCDPVAGQVQVPCIERNAIASVKAVNATRMALRRTSEPRVSLDKVIETMYETGKDMNAKYRETSRGGLAIKVQCD
- a CDS encoding CoA pyrophosphatase, producing the protein MTELSEFINRFQLTLPITRQPQRMASKSAAVLLPIINKSTPTLLLTQRSPFLRSHAGQVAFPGGASDPEDGSLVTTALREAYEEVAIPPEKVQILGQLTPQQSLGGYEVTPIVGLLPAGIDYRPNPSEVASVFEVPLFDALSLQQHKFIDVKRSGRSNRIFFYWYQGHLVWGLTAAIIHQLALQLK
- the pabB gene encoding aminodeoxychorismate synthase component 1; the protein is MVINKIQLPYHIHAATDYFTPLAHQPWAMLLHSGNSEHSHNRYDIIVADPIATLITNGDKTTITHQQFVNVSEDDPFTLLQESIERFTPEHCCDSALPFTGGALGIWSYDLGRRIEKLPQIAKTDLQFPDMAVGIYLWALIVDHLEQRVTLFSYDDVNERLNWLKSQKASRKTKFTLTSPWHANMSQEQYQQKIGQIHDYLRSGDCYQINLAQRFQAKYKGNEWDAFMLLNQANRAPFSSFIRLPENAVISISPERFILLQDGEIQTRPIKGTLPRLEDPQADAEQADKLANSPKDRAENLMIVDLLRNDIGRVAVPGTVKVPELFAVEAFPAVHHLVSTITATLAAPYTATDLLRASFPGGSITGAPKIRAMQIIEELEPHRRHGYCGAIGYISFCGKMDTNITIRTLLTDKKQIFCWAGGGIVADSQADKEYQETFDKLSLILPVLGELPPHD
- a CDS encoding YoaH family protein, giving the protein MFSGMPALNHQEQQEAVERIHQLIADGMSSGEAIALVAQEIREKHKDKEQIHARFEEDDD
- the yebF gene encoding protein YebF encodes the protein MKAGKKISCVVGSCVLLFSSVAFSANQEEGKAAPFISCDKLSEPQIAAQVKNDFMHNRLPRWTDEKALVGKKAVAWVNSQDVTKTATGYEVPLTVRGAKKDLQYNVVVDCEKSTITYNPLK
- a CDS encoding DNA polymerase III subunit theta produces the protein MNYNLALLPKDQMDKVNVDLQASGVAFKERYNIAVIAEVVEREQPENLREYFRERLVYYRQLSQNFARLPYEPRNR
- the ftnA gene encoding non-heme ferritin — encoded protein: MLTTDMINKLNEQLNLEFYSANLYLQMSAWCSDKGYEGAAAFLKAHSQEEMEHMQRLFDYLSDTGALPILGQIAAPPVAFNSIAEVFTLTYKHEQEITAEINKLAHLAMTTQDYSTFNFLQWYVAEQHEEEKLFKSILDKLDMVGESGKALFLLDKDLKSMSAVTHV